The following is a genomic window from Ignavibacteriota bacterium.
GCACCGGCGACTTGTATCCCGGGAACCGGGCGTCAAAGAACGAACCGAATGCGCCGATGTCGGCCAGCACACGCGGTGTGAACGTTGAGCGGACATCCTTCTTGATGCGATGGACAAATGCGTCCCCGGCCGCAATGCTGACGCCGGCCTGTGCATAGGTGATCGCCACGAGAGCTCCGATGGAATGAGTGAGGTTGGAACACAAGATGGTAGCCAGAAATCCATGGAATTGCAAGCAGGCGATTCCTTGCGGTTCACCGGGTGCGTTTCTATATTGAAGGGGGGCAACGGGAAGGACCTTCGATGGCAGAGATACGATTCGCAGGCACGGACACCACAGCGCGCGCGGGCAAGATCGTGTGCCTCGGGCGCAACTATATCGAGCACGCGAAAGAAATGAAAGCGGACGTGCCGACGACGCCCGTCCTCTTCCTCAAACCCGCCTCCGCATTGATAGCGGATGGCGGCACCATCCTGATCCCCTCCATCTCGCATGATGTGCATCATGAAGTGGAGATGGTCGTGCTCATCGGAACAGGCGGCACATCCATTCCCCAGAGCAACGCGTTGCAGCATGTCGGTGGCTATGCCATCGGGCTTGATATGACCCTGCGCGATGTGCAGGCCGAGGCCAAAAAGAAGGGCCTCCCCTGGACCGTTGCCAAGGGGTTCGATACATCAGCACCGATCAGCCTGTTCGTCCGCCCCGATGCCGTGCCCGATCCGCACAACCTCGACATCCGGCTTTCGGTGAACGGACAGCTCCGCCAGCAGTCCAACACCAGTTCTATGATATTCCGCGTCGATCACATGATCGCGTATATCTCATCGATCATGACGCTCGAGCCCGGCGACCTCATTTATACCGGAACGCCTGAGGGGGTCGGGCCGGTTCAACCGGGTGATTCGCTCACCGCAGAACTGCAGCATGTGGGATCCCTGACGGTCTCCGTTGCACGCCGTTCCTGACCGTACACTGAGGAGGTTCCTGTGCTGAGGATGGCTGTCCATTCCCTTTCGTTGTTCATACTGGCGCTCATCGGGCCCGCCCCGGCAGCCCATGGGCCTTCGCCCACCGATGCTGCATCCCGGCCTTCCGCCGCGGTGCTCTACGACAGCATCCGCACCGACCTCCGCGCGTATGGCTGGCCCATGCGAAGCAGCCGCGCCATGACCTCATCGTTCGGCGAATTCCGGTCGACGCACTTCCATGCAGGCATCGACATCAGCACGGGGGATACCATCGGCCTGCCGGTCGTCGCTGCGCGCAGCGGCTACGTTTCCCGCATCACGATCAGCGCGAACGGCTACGGCAAGCTGCTCGCCATCCGCCATCCCGACGGATACACCACCACGTATGCACACCTGTTCGGCTTTCCGGAGTGGCTCCAATCTGCGGTGCACGAAGAGCAGCAGCGGGCAGGGTGCTACCCGGTTGAGATCGACTTCCCACCTTCCAGATTTCCTGTTGCTGCGGGGCAGATCGTGGCCCTTGCCGGCGAGAGCGGATCCGGTTCGGCGCATCTCCATTTCGAGATCCGGGATGAGAACAACAATACCATCAATCCCCTCCTGACCTCAGGCATCGGCGTCACCGACGATCTCGTTCCGGTGTTCCGCGGCGGACTCTTCACCCCTCTGACGTCGCATGCCACCGTGAATGGTTACCATTCGCTCGCACGGTTCGCGGTCCGCGAACGGGCCCGGGGAGAATTCACGCTCAGCGGAACCCCGGTGATCGCCGGTGCGGTCGGATTCGCCGTCGACGTTCGCGACCGTTCCAATCTTTCGCGATTCCTCCACGGTTTCCACATCCTGCGCTTCTTTATCGATGATGTTCAGGTGATGGGGGTGAGCTACGACCGCGTCCCACTGCGGGACGGCCATCAGATCCGCCTGGTGTACGCGCAGGATCCTTCGCTCCGTTCACGCGAGC
Proteins encoded in this region:
- a CDS encoding peptidoglycan DD-metalloendopeptidase family protein — translated: MLRMAVHSLSLFILALIGPAPAAHGPSPTDAASRPSAAVLYDSIRTDLRAYGWPMRSSRAMTSSFGEFRSTHFHAGIDISTGDTIGLPVVAARSGYVSRITISANGYGKLLAIRHPDGYTTTYAHLFGFPEWLQSAVHEEQQRAGCYPVEIDFPPSRFPVAAGQIVALAGESGSGSAHLHFEIRDENNNTINPLLTSGIGVTDDLVPVFRGGLFTPLTSHATVNGYHSLARFAVRERARGEFTLSGTPVIAGAVGFAVDVRDRSNLSRFLHGFHILRFFIDDVQVMGVSYDRVPLRDGHQIRLVYAQDPSLRSREHFHKLYIDTYHRLPIFPGYGPGSGIIQTDRLAAGTHTFRVECVDFNGNMARLSGSFRSEPPALASPPKAVAAGTFHVDPDAGATIRPDGIAAAISYEPGAVFSPVDISVARLDEPDATGITMEPHGVPLDGGFTFRMKAPADHSKTGAYTRSGQSWTFLSRATPDSAGMTTIELHRFLGDIALLEDPIPPSIFGVSVRGSTQKPSIFFRFRDNLSGVEYKEVKVYIDGIVVIPEIDGEHRRATAQPPSPLAKGSHRLTIHVSDRMGNRAEVERSIHVR
- a CDS encoding fumarylacetoacetate hydrolase family protein encodes the protein MAEIRFAGTDTTARAGKIVCLGRNYIEHAKEMKADVPTTPVLFLKPASALIADGGTILIPSISHDVHHEVEMVVLIGTGGTSIPQSNALQHVGGYAIGLDMTLRDVQAEAKKKGLPWTVAKGFDTSAPISLFVRPDAVPDPHNLDIRLSVNGQLRQQSNTSSMIFRVDHMIAYISSIMTLEPGDLIYTGTPEGVGPVQPGDSLTAELQHVGSLTVSVARRS